Below is a genomic region from Phalacrocorax carbo chromosome 10, bPhaCar2.1, whole genome shotgun sequence.
GAGCTCTCAGAAGAGACTATCCCTGCTAGAGCTGGAGTTCAAGCACTGGTTTTCTTTAGATTGTGTTCCTTTGCAATCCTAGTGTAAGCCTCTAGCTATAAACTGTCAGACAGATGGATGCTTACAGTGCAAGTTATTAACTTATTCAAAGACTATTTTCTCAGAAGACAGAGGCACCTGTCTTTGTGAAAGCTGCAAagttttcttgttatcctttgCCCATCATCAGTTCTACAGGCTTAACAGATGACAGGAACACAGCCTCAAGTACCTTTTTTCATCCAACAGTTAATCCGTCATATCTCTTCTTCAGAAATATGTGGACATTTTAGGTGTATGTAAATGAGTGGAGATGTAGAAAAAACCAATTTACATGGGAAGCTGAAACTTTTTGGGAAGGAAAGCCAGTAAAAGGGTATGTATTATTACAAGTTATATGTACACACAACAGATTTTGAATTTGTTAGTGtaaatttccattttatattaACACTAGATTCCTTTTTAGCatttcttcagaggaaaagaaatattttgtcaggTTTGTAgtgcattaaaataaacacaagaaaagaaacaggttcACAGTATAAAATCTTCAGCAGTAACTCCAGTTTTGTTGGTATATTTTCTTTACCAAATCCTCTATAGCATATACAAAAAGAGCAGAAGTAGTAAGAGCCTTTAAGTATcagttcaggaagaaaacagtcttGTCTGGAGTACATTTCATCTGCTTTAACATCATTATTTAAACAGTCTGCATTAAGAACCAAAAAGCCAGAGTAATACAGAATCAAATACTTGGGACAttgaaacaatctttttttcttaggtAATATTCGGTAATAAACACttataaaaacacatttctcaTAATTAACATAGTTTTTAGTATATGGACTGGTGCCATAAGTAGTCTAAAACAGAGGTTCTCCATTGAGCAATTTTTGCTGGGCTTTCTATGCCACTGCAAAAAATCTGTAGACGGGCATAAAGTTCATGACCAGCAAATATCCCCATGGATAAACCTCCTAAAGCAGCCATTTTTCTTACAACACTACTACACCATCATTGATAGCTTGTTGTTCAAGAATACAATTTACTACCAGAATAAGTGTTTTGAGAAACCAGTGCCATCATGTTCGTGTATCAGTTACCAATTGCAAAGGTGACCAAGGTAGGTGGAATGGTTCCAAGTAGGTGGTTGATGACAATGTTAGTCAACAGATTGGTGTACCCATTCCTCCATTTAGTGTGCTTTACTTCTTGTAACTTGCAGAAACAAGTAATTAGTACTGCTGcacattcagatttttttttttacatttaattattGTTACATATACCAAGGCTTTCAGTTCAAGGACATACAAGGTCTTAATTTATAGAATTATAATTTGTGTTTTTATAAGTTACATCGTGGCTATACACTTAAGCCATATCTACACTACAGACTTTGGCCAACCATCAGGGAGAATAGGTGTGATCCTCATCAGTACCACACCGCATATACAGACTGCTGTAAATGCCATTATACTGGGAGCAGGGGGGAACCCAAACCCTCAGTTTTGCTGGTATGAATGACATCCATGCCAGGACCCAGGAATACTCTGCCAGTATCATATGCTTGCACAGTTACACTGGTACTGCTCCTAGGGTTCCTGTTGCTTCAATCCAActtctatttcctttttttttttctcttccctcccccttccttcctttcagctGTTGTGGTTGCACAGCtcctttaatttttcatcttcaaaggaGCATACCACGTGTTCACAGAGGGGATTATTCAAAATGGTAatttaaaaaagtttattaCATCAGTAAATTGGTAAAtagtatttatttcaaaaaagcCACGTTTTTTTAATCTAGATTTAGCTGTGCTCAATATTAGTAAAAATGGGACTATAAAATGTAGAATGTAGATGAAATGAAAAACTCAAGATGTAATCTGAGGactattaaaatataatgtaCTTTTAGCTCTTCTACCCAAAATGCAGCCAATTTGTGTAGATTTATCCTACATTTTCATATCAGTATGTTTGTTACAGAATGCTAATATTTTATACCCAAACAAAAGCCTCCTACAGGTTGGCAATGTCTTTAATTGTATAAGGTAGATTCTGTTAGTGAACTTGAAATAATTTAGCCTCCCTTTACAGACAAGGTGACCTTAACCAGATTTATGGAAATGGTAATCAAATGTGCTAGATGGGATGAGTAATGGAAATGCTTAGACTTTCTATTCACTGTTATTTCAACCCACCAgatgatttttcagtttaataacAAATACTCAGTCCAGGCTCAGAATAATGAAGTTTTAGAATCCTTCATTAAATTTACCTAAAAGTGGAAAAATTCTACAGGAAAATCATGTAGTCTTGGGATGCAATTCAatgcttctaaaaaaaaaaaagttttaaaagttcaaACAACTTAAAAGTGTTCTCCAATAATGGTCTTCACAAATTTCAAACCCATGAGCTTACTTCAAGAGAGCAGTCAGATAGGTGGAAATTCTGAGTCAATCCAGAATATGAACAAGACAGTAAGGTTCTTtggcttttaatttcttcattagtTTAAGATCCAAGGAACTGTGGGTTTTGTTCACttggtaggggaaaaaaagttacttttaaactctgatttaccaaaaaaataaaagcccagagatttgcagacataataaaatttatttaaattccaTGCATTACGGTAGCTACAAGTGTAGTCATATGAAACTGAAGGACAATAACTTCTTCTGTCCATACAATGTAGCTGTAGGTGAAATGAATGGGAGTTCCACagttacaaagaaataaaacaaaaaaaaaaaaaaaacaaaacaaaaaaggtaaatCTGTTTCAGTTTTGAGTTATCTGTGAATTCAGACACAGTCACTAGACTGTAAACTTTTGGGGGAGGAGATGGGCTCGCCACAATTGTAcaactgaaaatgtttaatttaaaacattctgaAGAAGCTCTGAAGATACCTTTTAATACTTACTACTAATACTCtgagaaatgaagacaaatccGTTAGCCTTCATCCTAATTGTTAGAATCAGGACAGCAACTGGAGACAGTCCACTTCCAAAGTGCAGCTAAATAGGGTTTTATAACGCAGCTCCTTCAAGTTGTACTGAGTAAGCTTTATTTTGAACcagttttgctttaatttctcaAGAAAAACCTCACTGGTCCTCCTAAGCTTACATTGCTTTTTGATATGCAAAAATTTACAGACTGTGCTTGATTCTGACTCTCCCATATTTCAGTATGTGCAAACTCTTAGGGGTATTTAAATAGTCTTTCTCCCTCTCAGTTCAGACTGATCTTTAAAACAGCAAGGATTATCCAGCCCTCTAAATTAAAGACAGGGTGAACTGAGTAACTTATATAACTGGCACTTTTTAATTGGCCCAGTTCTCCCACAAAATGCAGCTCTTATAAATACTAATAGGCACTATTGCCacaaattcttttatttttgcaattttcACTGATTTACTGGTTGTTAGCATTTTCTGCAGTTAAGAATTTAATAATGCTGAATTTTTATAAAGACACAATATGTAGATCTAGCCTTCAAAATTGACTTACTGTGTCTAGTAATAATGTTCAGTCAACCTAAATTCGCTGAAGATATTAACAAATGTAAAGCGAATGAAGGTGCCACATTTACAtgaatgttttttaattttaagaatgcATTCGACAAAGGGAAGGGGCAAAcctaattattttaatacaaacttGGTTGAGTGCCCAATTGCCTCATTTAAAactgtgtgtgtggggaggcTGAGGAGTTTAGAAAAGTCCAAGTAACCAAATATCCAGGTTACTGGAAAGTTAAAAAGCTAATGCAACTGCGTTACATCCGGATAAAAAACATTATTCAAAAGCAATTCAAATACCGAAAAAGATTTCAAATTGAATAGTTTATTAACATGGTAGTCATCTTTGtaacatgtgcacacacactcGCACACTCTGAATGATCTGCCTGGAAAAAAGAGGTCTTAATATATATGCTGgggaaatgaaacattaaaaatcctTTAGATTTTCATAATTATAGGCAATTATGTCCACATCACTTACAAAGCTATTGCCGAATCTTTCCAAGGAAGCAgaatttgggagaaaaaaattatttttgggaAAATTCAACAGTGGCATAGCAGAGCTCTCAATATGAGAAAGCTGACATAATGTGGACCTTTGCTGTGAAATTTGTCTTTGCAAAATATGGGGAGAAGTTTATCAATgggcagaaaataagaaggCGGTGTGAAGTAGGCTTTTGCAGAGTCGATTTTCCTCACAGTATTGTGCGGGGGTCATTGAGAAAAATGCTTAGTCCTTCTCTGGAACCAGTTTCAGAACTTTTCCAATTGCAATGGTCTTACCTAAACCAAGGAGGCAAACAGCAGAGTTACATATACTACGAAAAGAATGTACAGGTCTCTAAGAACATGAAAACTTCCCCAAAAAATGCAGGCTCTCCAGAATATTAGAAATAATACAGAGAATAAATTGTTGTATTGCAGAATGAAAGCACCAGTGTATTTAAAAGCACAGTAAAATCGCTATTCTCACAGTAAAGAATACTATGTGGATTGTGGAAAGCCTACTCTATATTCGTCTAcggaaaagaaaaggcagaatcATTCTACCAGATCTGTTTACTGCTTTTAaagacaatttattttaaatatgtctCACAAATCTATGAGTTTTACCAGGGTGAATGAGTTAAAGCCCAACATACAACCCTACCTTTTCTAACTTTAAATAGAGAAGCTATGGTTTTCATATTGTAGGTGGACATTCCAGGATGCATTAAGAAAACAGTGCTGGTAATTTTTCAAATTCAACCTTTTGTTTCACAATGCACATTTCTGTACATTATTCctctaaaataaaacacacctGTTACTAGCAAGAACTCTGCACAAAGACAACAATTTGCTTAGATTTACTTTTCCATTGTTACCCTGATAGCGATTTCCACTACATACCAGCGTTTTAGTACGTCATTGCCATGCATGATCTCCTATTGCAAGTAACTATTTCTTGCAGCAGTTAACTGTTGATCAAGCAGTCTTACCCTCGTCTCTTAAGGTAAAGCGACCCATTTGAGGGAAATCTTTGAATGTCTCAAGGCAGATAGTTCCTGCTGTCCTTAAACGGGCAATGCATACTTGATCTTGTTTCACAAAACGGGGCCGTGTCttacttttttctcctgtttttttgtCTACCAAGCAGATTAAGGCCTGTATaagtaaaaaattaatagtTGTGAGTGAAAAATAagggttatttttctttacaaacaaAATTGAAGTGGtctaaggaagaaaatacttagaaataaataaacaacCCGTCTAAGTTTTACTGCATAAGAGTCAATCACGACCTACCACACTTTTCAGAAGGCTTATGCTAACAGTTACAGCCATTTTTGGTTGCGTTACGGTACTGACCAAAGATTCCATTCACAGCTGGAGCTTTGTTGCATTACTTGCTCTACCGAGTGTATGTCACAACAGAACTCCTCGCCCCAAGAAGTGGATTATCTACATTCACATCACAGCTTAAAGGACACTTACTGTTATCTCGACTTCTTCGATACAGGTGTGGATGTGCAGCACAGCATTATAACCTGGGCAGATAATGGATTTGTGCTCAATTATCACTATCTGTAAAACAATTAAGAGTaagtgcatttttcttcatttcaattATAAAAGAGCAGAGAATAACCAAAATACAAAACTATATTAAAATGTGTAGTTGAACAATACATACACAACAAgtttttgtgaaaaagaaaatttgtaatCAAGTAAGTTGTTTATATTAGGAAAGTGTAAAATTGAAGAATTGGCCTGACAAGATCTTGCTTTCACAACTATAGGTATCTAAAACTTAACTGAATAGTTATATTCAAAacaaatgatattttaaaaactctaATGATGTGTATCTGTTATTGTCGATTTAGAGATATGATAGCAAACATGATAGCTGAACTAAAACTTCAAATAACTGAAGTTTAGATTCGGTGAAACACAATTATTCTACCTGGGCATCAAATGTGCGTCCAGAATGACACAGGTTGTTGGGATCACAGAGAATAAATCCTGGAAGGATCTCTTCCTCTTCAATTCCCTTCAGTCTGATCTTTAGATTTTCACCTGGGGCTACTGAATCAGTTTCTACATCATCAGAAAGGATTCCAAGAACTTCCACGTTGTgcttaaagaaagcaaaaatgcagtttttattgTGAATATTTTAGTCTGGTAGAAAATCATttaaatacaatacaatacaaggATTTCAATAAATAATTTCGTTATAGTTTAAATTCGTTACATTTGGTTCTGCAAGCTtcagaacatttaaaatatttgaacgATGAGTTACTATTTAAAATAGCATATTTcataaattttaatataattctATAGTAGTTATtcaatgaaaagcaaatttcaaaAATATCCACTATTTCTCAAAGTGAAATGAGTTTAAAACTTATGAAGAGATGAGATAAAACAGATGCATATTATATAAGCCGACTACAAAAGCCACATTGCTGTATAGACTCATTACATTCAAAATGTAACAGTCTGAATATTAACACAATCCAGAAAATCCTAGATTACCAAAATTCCACAAGATTTCCTGGAGAAGATGAtacatttaatatctttatatTAATGAACGCTCTCCAAGCAAACACCAAAATGTATTTCCAGACGTTCCTCTATGTTGTAACCTCTTCTGATTTTTGTATCTTTACACAGTACTAGATACCAACAGAGAGTAAACATTGGAAAGGCAGAGAAGTTAAAAAAGGAGtagtttcagaaagaaatctaTTGTTCTGACTTCCAGAAGTTTTAGTTCAATCCTCATTATCTGCCAAAGTAATAAAGTGTGTCATCAAAAGCACTGGCTATTTACTGAATACAAGTTCTGTAACGGTTTAGTTAAAGCCATTTacaatttattaatttctccTAATCAACCCCAAAATAATGTGGGCGTCAGATGCATGTCAAGCAGTTTTATAAAAAGCCACTGTCCgttaaaatatcttaaaaactgaaaagcataaTCTCAAACTGTCTAAGTTTAGTTTCAGCAGCTCTTGAGAAAGGTGACATGGAAGTCAATCTAATTAACATATTTTGATTTGGAAATATCAGCTTTCAACGAGCTGCAGATTTATTGCATGTTTGAGTATTGAGACATTTTCTAGGAAACCACCTCAGCCTACAGAATTAGAAAAAGTGTGTCAGCGTAAGTAAAGATGAGTATTTAAAACcctttttttaagaaaccacCATTATTCGAGTACACTATTCTCATCCACTGCCTCTTCTCAACTCTATTTTCACAtccttcatttttatattttcacattCTTCAGGGCAGCACAATGATTCCAATTAGTGATCTTACACTACCTACCCGCACAAACAACCTATTCTTAACTAAAGCAAACTTCAGGTCTTTCACTGGAACACACTGTGTACTGTTTGTatcctttatattttttcctatttcccttaaggaagggaaaagagaaaaagaaaaataagaaaaagggaaaaaaattttgagCAATATTAACCCACAGCAGGAAAAAGGTTTTGTGGGCCAACTATACATATAACAAAGTAAAGCACAGTTCAAATaaactaggttttttttttgtagcccAGCAATTGAGTTTAAGAGACAACCCAAGTTCTAAATGCTAAAGAgctatacacacacacacctggaAACGTCAACCATGTAAAACAGGAAAGCTTAGTTGTGTTCAACTGAGCAACAGAAAATTTTCTGATTTACAGTAACAAATGCCTTTAAGACTGAAGCTGTTTTTTAGGGTAGTAATATTTAAACCTTACCGTACCTTGTTTGGCATCATCACAAGCTGTTGTCCTTTGCAAATAGAGCCTGACTCCAGCTTCCCAAGGACCACAGTGCCCATATCcttcacaaaaagaaattatataaaaattgaaaacactTTCCTATGGAGTCTGCTCTATTTATGATTTAACTCTAAGTATGATTACTTAACCCTATGAAGTAATTTAGCACTGCTATACCTGATGTTTTGGAAACTGTCCTCATGAAAGATTACAGACTTTAAGAGTCTCATATAATGCCAAAATTATTtacttcccctcccctcctctaTTCTATAGCTGGAAATGTAAACatatcagtggaaaaaaaaccctctaaaaatacagtaaatagtCCATTTACTGCTTTCCAAGAACAGTCCATTTATACTGTTTAtcctattattttaatttgtaccTTATATTTATCCACAATTGGCAGCCTGATTGGTCCATCAACTGAACGGTTGAAGTTTGGCAAATTATCCAGGTATGGAATAAATGGTAGCCCACTAAAAGAGAAGgcatttgtttcagtttcatGAGCACCCTTCTGTTTGAAAATTACTCAGAATGGATAAATGCAGTCCaacaaaaggaattattttcatcCTGTCATCATTAAGAACAGTGACCTCTAAGACAGTTAAATCTATCATAACTTCCCATCATTAGTGTCCGTTTTACCCCAGCTAACATATTAATACCCAGGAAGCTCATGTAGTTTTAAAGTTATATTACAGGCATATTTTTACACAAatgaatttttcctttgagaatCTTGCTAGTGTATAATATGTTTTGGAAGTATAAAACCATAAGCTAGGTCCAAACATGATTTTCATTAATGTGTTTTAACTGTCATGAACAATATTGGAAAACATGACATCCAGTGAGAGACATGGCTTGTCACTAATTATTATATGGCTTCAAGCAAACTGTTCATATCAAACAATTACACATTCCAGCAACATGTCAACTGCAGCACCACTGGAAAATTCAAGGGCTAGTATGGCACTCAAACTCAAAGCCAAAGACCACCGCTAATACTATCACAGTCTTCTAACTTTATTCTGCAGTTAGGAAATGCTATTGTTTGGCTTATTGCATGGCTGTGATCTTGGTGCCCTGATTATATGTCCTCAAGCACTTTAGAAGACAGCTACAATATACCATGCTATACTTCCTAGCTTTACCATAGTGTTTACTTTTATTGAAATCAGCAAATATCCAAGTTGCTCAATTTAAGATACGTACATATACCAAGGACAGAATTCTGACTGTTCTTTAAGGTTTGCTCCAGTCAGTCCTGAGCAGGGCATGAAATGAATATCCTTTTTGGGATTGAAGCCAACTTTCTTCAAAAATGGCACCAGTTTCTCTTTACATTCCTCATATCTATTAAAGTGACAAGCAGATCAAGATAAGTTTCAATTGTTCCAGCATGACATAatactgtgctttaaaaaaaaccccagacattTAGTTTTCATCAGTTAAGTTATTCTGTGAGCAGCAAGCAAACCTAATAAAACTTAGTGGCCTATTTGCATCTTCTCCCCAATCTTCCAGCACAACTTGCTGTTGTCTATTACCCCGTTACTCCTCTGCTGCATGAAGTATCATCAGTTTTCTCCATACACCTGGGCTGGgtaagcagcagcagatgctaTATCTGCTTTTAAGCAATAGATCCAGGCCAAGATAGCAGGAGAGACCAAGCAGACAGCTACTCAGGTCATACTGCAGGCTTTCACTTTAGTGCTGGCTTAGTCTCCTCCAATCTCCTACATAAATTTCCTAAGACTTAAtgctatttatttctgttgccCTTCTTCCCCTCGGTCAGCTTCAGCTGAGTTCAGTAATGTCTGAAGGTTGGGGAAGGACTAGGACAGCACAATTGGACATGCCTTATTCTTTTAATAAACTCAGCTGATGCTGTACGGTTGCCTAGTCCCTCATAGCTTTCCAAAAAACCTTTCACAATTCTTGACAGCACAGCAAGTTTTCTGAGAACTCTTCTTATTACACTGTAGAAGAAAACTGTATCCTGTCATTACATAAGTATCTCTAGGGAAGGACTAAGTCACTTTTCAGCAGAGAGCTTAAAGGGGTGAGAAGAAAGATGTGACAGAAGCCATAAAAAGACCTAAGTTTTAACAtttaggaaaagtaaaaatctttAACATTTGAGTGTTAAGGGAGAAAAGAATAACTTAATCCTTTTTAttagttatttaaatattacatattGACTTTCTAGTTATTTTTACCTGGCCTGTATCATCACAAgactccctcccttcccccttctcagACTGTAATCATAAGCCACTTTATATTATTTACTTATTCAATTCAGCTTATCATTAAAGAACAACCCCAAATAATACAGGGTGGATACTGAAGGTGACCAGGATAATAATTCTCACCAAATCTTAGCTAAGAGTTTACCAGAAACGTGGCCAAGCAATCAAGAATCTGGCAAGCTAAACTACTGAAAAAGTCACTTCCTTTTAGGTTCAGTATAAAGTTTCTAAGTCAACAATTAAACTATGTTAGAATTCATGGATTTATTAGATATGGCTGCACAGATCCAAAGTGttgaaaatgaatgttttataGTATAGAATTTCAAGCTTAATTGAGAGGCACTGTCCTAGGTACtatgcttctgtttttcttgcaaTTTTCATCACCTGTCTGTAGTCCACCAGTCTACCATTCTTTCAGCAAAAATAGGGTGCAAAAATTACttaggaattattttatttccatatcttttaatgaataatatttttttaatattaaactcaCCTTTCATTACTCCAGTTTACAGTTGGATCATCCATTTTATTAATAAGGACTATTAAATGTTTTACACCTGCTGTTTTTGCTAACATGGCATGTTCTCTTGTTTGTCCACCTTTCTCAAATCCAGTTTcaaattctccttttcttgcagaaataacctaataagaaaatacatattttaataattctacAATTCTCTCAACAGAACAATTGACAACAGGTAATACTGCCTTAATAAAAAATAGCTTTGgatagtaaaataaaaagctttcaaaatgcaCTGGTATATCCTCAATATTTCTGTACTGACATATGTAAGAGTCACATGACACCTGTGGACAATTTTATGACACTTAAGTTACTCTAAAAACCACTTGACTTGGTAGAGTTAAGATTTCAAAATTTTGCCCACTGTAACTAACCAGAGGAgtaaataagcaaacaaaagtcAAAAGCTTAATTCCACAGTATATCCAAAATAAAAGAAGCCGATTTGTCCTTACCAGCACAGCAAGATCAGCTTGAGAAGCCCCACCAATCATATTTGGAACAAAGCTCTTATGTCCAGGAGCATCCAGAATAGTGAAGTGTTTCTTCTCAGTTTCAAAATAGGCACGACCCACTTCTACTGTTTTACCTTTGTCTCGTTCTTCTTGGTTTGTGTCTAAGGCCCATGAAAGGTACCTAAACAAAGAGAGGAACAACCCaaatattctggttttgtattaatttttactaAATTTATGTATGATGATTTGTTcatcctgtcttttttttttcctgctcaacTATTCTAGCCATGTCAGTGTTACTGAATGTAAGCATTTCCAACACCAATAgtgactttttctttaatttattgaCTGTTTTGTGTATACGTAGTGAGCTGTAACGCCCAGCACTAACTCTCCCTCACATACCTAGAAAATGCAATTCTAAAAACCAGTTTTCAATTACTAAGTTCTCCAGGTATGATCTAACCTCAAATAGTTTAAGCTTTGCCTCAGTTTGAAAAAACACCTCTGGATCAAATACAGAACAATTCTTCTTTCTCAGCATAATTAACTAAAAAAATTAGTCTTATCTGTACATATTCATATTATGAGATTATTATTAGTTCTCATTTATTTGCACATATCAAGCAGAAATTGGCTATGAAATAGACATCACCTTTACATACCCTTTATTTGATACTTTGGTCATATCAACTGTAGTCCActcttaattatattttatccCATTGGCCATTGACAAACAAGTTAGATTTAAGTTAGACAGATGAACCGAAATTTCAAAAAACATCTAGCTCCTTCAGGTTTTGTGAAAATTGGTGAatagaaaggagagaaaaaaattaatactcTCACTAAGGAGAAGTAGTAATAACTAAATTGAACTGGCTTAACATACCAACATTTTTCACCATTAACAGCAGCCTGTAAAGACCTTTAACTTGTCATTTGT
It encodes:
- the GSPT1 gene encoding eukaryotic peptide chain release factor GTP-binding subunit ERF3A isoform X2; translated protein: MEISESVVENGETEMSPEESWDHKEETSEAELGGGPTGDAGPSEESAQEMMEEEEEIPKPKSVVAPPGAPKKEHVNVVFIGHVDAGKSTIGGQIMYLTGMVDKRTLEKYEREAKEKNRETWYLSWALDTNQEERDKGKTVEVGRAYFETEKKHFTILDAPGHKSFVPNMIGGASQADLAVLVISARKGEFETGFEKGGQTREHAMLAKTAGVKHLIVLINKMDDPTVNWSNERYEECKEKLVPFLKKVGFNPKKDIHFMPCSGLTGANLKEQSEFCPWYIGLPFIPYLDNLPNFNRSVDGPIRLPIVDKYKDMGTVVLGKLESGSICKGQQLVMMPNKHNVEVLGILSDDVETDSVAPGENLKIRLKGIEEEEILPGFILCDPNNLCHSGRTFDAQIVIIEHKSIICPGYNAVLHIHTCIEEVEITALICLVDKKTGEKSKTRPRFVKQDQVCIARLRTAGTICLETFKDFPQMGRFTLRDEGKTIAIGKVLKLVPEKD
- the GSPT1 gene encoding eukaryotic peptide chain release factor GTP-binding subunit ERF3A isoform X1, whose protein sequence is MEANGSGSGSSSDSAPDCWDQADIEPGSGAGPGSAPPAAEAEAQQELLGAAFSRQLNVNAKPFVPNVHAAEFVPSFLRGGPAPGLPPPSPPPGLPPPPPHGAPVETSPEEQTASCEGSNAAVNMEISESVVENGETEMSPEESWDHKEETSEAELGGGPTGDAGPSEESAQEMMEEEEEIPKPKSVVAPPGAPKKEHVNVVFIGHVDAGKSTIGGQIMYLTGMVDKRTLEKYEREAKEKNRETWYLSWALDTNQEERDKGKTVEVGRAYFETEKKHFTILDAPGHKSFVPNMIGGASQADLAVLVISARKGEFETGFEKGGQTREHAMLAKTAGVKHLIVLINKMDDPTVNWSNERYEECKEKLVPFLKKVGFNPKKDIHFMPCSGLTGANLKEQSEFCPWYIGLPFIPYLDNLPNFNRSVDGPIRLPIVDKYKDMGTVVLGKLESGSICKGQQLVMMPNKHNVEVLGILSDDVETDSVAPGENLKIRLKGIEEEEILPGFILCDPNNLCHSGRTFDAQIVIIEHKSIICPGYNAVLHIHTCIEEVEITALICLVDKKTGEKSKTRPRFVKQDQVCIARLRTAGTICLETFKDFPQMGRFTLRDEGKTIAIGKVLKLVPEKD